A genomic segment from Bradyrhizobium diazoefficiens USDA 110 encodes:
- a CDS encoding bifunctional diguanylate cyclase/phosphodiesterase, translating to MLNAWRRLAGSPGSSVTILGLLFSLVVVALFLVDLGIRYREAVASAKTDALNLSAILAEHAAVTFEDIDRVLLEAQAIRKGALSGIYADPGAANAALRQLVKSSSILVAVGWTDASGAVVAHSYEHAPPRSNISDMSHFIAQRDGAGTGLFVAPPYRSAGGDKWFSAASRRLNNPDGSFAGIVTAPLDQSFLLKIYRKIDLGQDGSVVLLHRVGRILARVPEQSNVLGMSVAGGPLFTQYLPVSESGSYELTSPVDGVTRIAGYKAVSGLPLVLVVTYSRSYVLQPLYRHLYTFGPLAAAIVTIILIGTFLLRRQTNALAAASARFDAALSNMPHGLSMFDADERLLVANSRYREMYDLTESQVEPGTPLSSIVGHYKATGAELDAEEFLEGAKHRAPRILTLADGRIISILRTPMADGGWVATHQDITERRRDEILLAENAAELRLINTRFDVAINNMNQGLCLFDADKNLVVSNSRYQQMYDLPDELVQPGTPLQRILQHYADRGETSSLSVDQHVQIMPTQRQQDYALKDHRQILIQRKPLPDGGWVATHEDVTEQKRGEQMLAQKAAELEAINMRFDAALNNLSQGLCMFDADQRIVVSNARYAEIYHLSGDQIGPGTSLAQILEYRREKGTYFADVAPDVYLSQNVKQLSEIRELADGRVVAIARHMMQDGGWLTTHEDITDRARNEKRIAYLAQHDLLTGLANRAVFSEKLDDAAKRSQRHGTTFSVLMLDLDRFKAVNDTLGHAAGDQLLVEVARRLSSSLRDTDVLARLGGDEFAIIQENEKNQSEGAIALALRIIGLIEQPVDLDGHRVSVGTSVGIAFAPEHGADAETLLQKADVALYATKSAGRNDFRIFQPEMTEAADTQKSMEGELREAMARNEFELHYLPVIDARTRAMTGLECFVRWHHPSKGVLAPFQFLGVAEQAGLMVPLGEWILRQACLDAAAWPAHVRVAVNMSAAQFHRSNVLDVVLCALVESGLSPERLELEIPDAALLDGNLAAHLLTVRQLKNLGVGVVLDNCGVGYSAASYLQSFPFDKFKIDRAIVKDCTTRRDCAAVIASAVALAGGLGVATVAKGVETRAQFEALQAAGVDFVEGYLFGRPVPNSEISFDLPLPAQNVA from the coding sequence ATGCTGAACGCTTGGCGAAGGCTGGCCGGATCGCCGGGATCGTCCGTCACGATCCTGGGCTTGCTGTTTTCGCTCGTTGTCGTCGCCCTGTTTCTCGTTGATCTGGGCATCCGTTATCGAGAAGCGGTCGCATCAGCGAAAACCGACGCGCTCAATCTCTCGGCCATTCTTGCCGAGCATGCCGCGGTGACGTTCGAAGACATCGATCGAGTGCTGCTCGAGGCGCAGGCGATCCGCAAGGGCGCCTTGTCCGGAATATACGCCGATCCCGGTGCGGCCAATGCCGCGTTGCGTCAACTGGTCAAGAGCTCGTCGATTCTCGTCGCGGTCGGCTGGACCGATGCGTCCGGCGCGGTCGTTGCGCATTCCTACGAGCACGCGCCGCCGCGCAGCAACATCTCCGACATGTCGCACTTCATCGCGCAGCGCGATGGCGCCGGCACCGGATTGTTCGTTGCGCCACCCTATCGTTCGGCCGGCGGCGACAAGTGGTTCAGCGCGGCGTCGCGCCGGTTGAACAACCCGGACGGGAGCTTTGCGGGCATCGTCACTGCACCGCTCGATCAATCTTTTCTCCTCAAGATCTACCGCAAGATAGATCTGGGGCAGGACGGCTCGGTCGTCCTGCTCCATCGCGTCGGGCGGATCCTGGCGCGCGTTCCGGAACAGAGCAACGTTTTGGGCATGTCGGTTGCGGGCGGCCCGCTCTTCACCCAGTATCTGCCGGTCTCCGAGTCGGGCTCATACGAGCTCACCAGCCCCGTCGACGGCGTCACGCGCATCGCAGGGTACAAGGCCGTGTCCGGCCTGCCGCTGGTTCTGGTGGTGACTTACTCGCGTAGTTACGTGTTGCAGCCGCTGTACCGGCATCTCTACACCTTCGGCCCGCTGGCTGCCGCGATCGTCACCATTATTCTGATCGGCACGTTCCTGCTGCGGCGGCAAACGAATGCGCTTGCGGCTGCGAGTGCCCGGTTCGATGCTGCGTTGAGCAACATGCCGCATGGGCTCAGCATGTTTGACGCCGACGAGAGGCTATTGGTCGCCAACAGCCGTTACCGCGAGATGTATGATCTCACGGAGTCGCAGGTCGAACCTGGAACGCCGCTCAGCAGCATCGTCGGCCACTACAAGGCGACGGGAGCCGAACTGGACGCGGAGGAATTCCTCGAGGGCGCAAAGCACCGGGCGCCGCGGATCCTCACGCTTGCCGATGGCCGGATCATCTCGATCCTGCGAACGCCCATGGCCGATGGCGGCTGGGTCGCGACTCATCAGGACATCACCGAGAGACGGCGAGACGAGATCCTGTTGGCCGAAAATGCCGCCGAGCTGAGGCTCATCAACACGCGGTTCGATGTCGCGATCAACAACATGAATCAGGGCCTGTGCCTGTTTGACGCCGATAAGAACCTGGTCGTCTCCAACAGCCGTTACCAGCAGATGTACGATCTGCCGGACGAACTGGTACAGCCAGGCACGCCGCTGCAGCGGATATTGCAGCACTATGCGGATCGCGGTGAAACCAGCTCGCTTTCGGTCGACCAGCATGTCCAGATCATGCCGACCCAGCGACAGCAGGACTACGCGTTGAAAGACCACCGCCAGATCCTGATCCAGCGCAAGCCGCTGCCGGATGGCGGCTGGGTTGCGACGCACGAAGACGTCACCGAGCAGAAGCGCGGCGAGCAGATGCTGGCCCAGAAGGCAGCGGAGCTGGAGGCGATCAATATGCGCTTCGATGCTGCCCTCAACAACCTGTCCCAGGGGCTCTGCATGTTCGATGCGGACCAGAGGATCGTGGTCTCGAACGCGCGCTATGCCGAAATTTACCATTTGAGCGGCGATCAGATCGGGCCAGGCACTTCGCTGGCGCAGATTCTCGAATATCGGCGCGAAAAAGGGACGTATTTTGCCGACGTCGCGCCGGACGTCTATCTCAGCCAGAACGTGAAGCAGCTGAGCGAGATCCGGGAACTTGCCGACGGCAGGGTGGTCGCGATCGCCCGCCACATGATGCAGGATGGCGGCTGGCTCACGACCCACGAGGATATTACCGATCGGGCGAGAAACGAGAAGCGTATCGCCTATCTGGCGCAGCACGATCTGCTCACGGGTCTTGCGAACCGCGCCGTGTTCTCCGAAAAGCTCGACGATGCTGCAAAGCGGTCGCAGCGTCATGGCACGACGTTCAGCGTGCTGATGCTGGATCTCGACAGGTTCAAGGCCGTCAACGATACGCTCGGTCACGCCGCGGGCGACCAGTTGCTGGTCGAGGTTGCGCGGCGGCTGAGTTCGTCGTTGCGGGATACCGATGTGCTGGCGCGGCTCGGCGGTGACGAATTCGCGATCATCCAGGAGAACGAAAAAAATCAGAGCGAGGGCGCGATTGCTCTCGCTCTGAGGATCATCGGCCTGATCGAGCAACCCGTCGATCTTGACGGCCATCGCGTCAGCGTCGGCACCAGCGTCGGCATCGCCTTCGCGCCGGAGCACGGCGCCGACGCCGAGACGTTGCTGCAGAAGGCGGATGTCGCGCTCTACGCGACGAAGTCTGCGGGCCGAAACGATTTCCGCATCTTCCAGCCCGAAATGACGGAAGCTGCGGACACACAGAAGTCGATGGAAGGCGAACTGCGGGAAGCGATGGCCCGCAACGAGTTCGAGCTGCACTACCTGCCGGTGATCGACGCCAGAACGCGCGCGATGACGGGCCTGGAATGTTTCGTGCGCTGGCATCACCCTTCGAAGGGCGTGCTGGCGCCTTTCCAGTTCCTTGGTGTCGCCGAGCAGGCCGGACTGATGGTGCCGCTCGGTGAATGGATATTGCGACAGGCCTGCCTGGACGCGGCTGCCTGGCCAGCGCACGTCAGGGTCGCCGTCAACATGAGCGCCGCCCAGTTCCACAGGAGCAACGTGCTCGACGTCGTCCTGTGCGCGCTGGTCGAGTCGGGATTGTCGCCCGAGCGGCTCGAACTCGAAATACCGGACGCTGCGCTCCTGGACGGGAATCTTGCGGCCCACCTGCTGACGGTCCGGCAACTGAAAAACCTCGGTGTCGGCGTCGTCCTCGATAATTGCGGTGTAGGCTATTCCGCGGCGAGCTACCTCCAGAGCTTCCCATTCGACAAGTTCAAGATCGACCGCGCGATCGTGAAGGACTGCACGACGCGAAGGGATTGCGCCGCGGTCATTGCCTCCGCGGTCGCATTGGCGGGCGGTCTCGGTGTCGCCACGGTCGCCAAGGGCGTCGAGACCCGTGCGCAATTCGAGGCTCTTCAAGCAGCGGGCGTGGACTTCGTCGAGGGATACCTGTTCGGGCGA
- the ilvC gene encoding ketol-acid reductoisomerase, giving the protein MRVYYDRDADLNLIKGKKVAIVGYGSQGHAHALNLKDSGVKEVAIALRKDSSSVKKAEAAGFKVMDVAEAAKWADLVMMLTPDELQGDIYREHLHDNMKKGAALVFAHGLNVHFNLLDPRADLDVLMIAPKGPGHTVRSEYQRGGGVPCLIAIAKDVSGNAHDLGLSYASAVGGGRAGIIETTFKEECETDLFGEQVVLCGGLVELIKGGYETLVEAGYAPEMAYFECLHEVKLIVDLIYEGGIANMNYSISNTAEYGEYVTGPRIVTAETKAEMKRVLADIQGGKFARDWMLENKVNQTSFKATRAKLAAHPIEEVGAKLRDMMPWIKKGALVDKSKN; this is encoded by the coding sequence ATGCGTGTTTATTACGATCGCGACGCCGACCTGAACCTGATCAAGGGCAAGAAGGTCGCCATCGTCGGCTACGGCAGCCAGGGCCACGCCCATGCGCTCAACCTGAAGGATTCCGGCGTCAAGGAAGTCGCCATTGCGCTGCGCAAGGACTCGAGCTCGGTTAAGAAGGCGGAAGCTGCCGGCTTCAAGGTGATGGATGTCGCCGAAGCCGCCAAATGGGCCGACCTCGTCATGATGCTGACCCCGGACGAACTCCAGGGCGATATCTATCGCGAGCACCTGCACGACAACATGAAGAAGGGCGCCGCCCTCGTGTTCGCCCACGGCCTCAACGTCCACTTCAACCTGCTCGACCCGCGCGCCGACCTCGACGTGCTGATGATCGCGCCGAAGGGCCCCGGCCACACCGTGCGCTCGGAGTATCAGCGCGGCGGCGGCGTGCCCTGCCTGATTGCGATCGCCAAGGATGTCTCGGGCAACGCCCACGACCTCGGCCTGTCCTACGCCTCTGCGGTCGGCGGTGGCCGCGCCGGCATCATCGAGACCACCTTCAAGGAAGAGTGCGAGACCGACCTGTTCGGCGAGCAGGTCGTGCTCTGCGGCGGCTTGGTCGAGCTGATCAAGGGCGGCTACGAGACCCTGGTCGAAGCCGGCTACGCCCCGGAGATGGCCTATTTCGAGTGCCTGCACGAAGTGAAGCTGATCGTCGACCTGATCTATGAAGGCGGCATCGCCAACATGAACTACTCGATCTCCAACACCGCCGAGTATGGCGAGTACGTCACGGGTCCGCGCATCGTCACTGCCGAGACCAAGGCCGAGATGAAGCGCGTTCTCGCCGACATCCAGGGCGGCAAGTTCGCCCGCGACTGGATGCTCGAGAACAAGGTCAACCAGACCTCGTTCAAGGCGACCCGCGCCAAGCTCGCCGCGCATCCGATCGAGGAAGTCGGCGCGAAACTCCGCGACATGATGCCCTGGATCAAGAAGGGCGCGCTGGTCGACAAGAGCAAGAACTAA
- a CDS encoding LysE family translocator — protein MAYSLFYAFLAFMVVMYFTPGPNNIMLLASGLTYGFRRTIPHIVGIVIGFAFMVATVGVGLGTVFLAYPILQTILKYAGAVYLIYLAAVIAMSGPTKPGEEDGRGPMTFWGAAMFQWINAKGWVIVIGTITAYAAIARFPINIVIQTLISLLVGTVSTVVWALFGTALRPILTSERLVRAFNILMAILLLASLYPVFMDA, from the coding sequence ATGGCCTACTCGCTCTTCTATGCCTTCCTCGCCTTCATGGTGGTGATGTACTTCACCCCCGGGCCGAATAACATCATGCTGCTGGCGTCGGGCCTGACCTATGGCTTCCGCCGCACCATCCCGCACATCGTCGGCATCGTCATCGGCTTTGCCTTCATGGTCGCCACCGTCGGCGTCGGGCTCGGCACCGTGTTCCTGGCCTATCCGATCCTCCAGACCATTCTGAAATATGCCGGGGCGGTCTACCTGATCTATCTTGCCGCCGTGATCGCCATGTCCGGCCCGACCAAGCCGGGCGAGGAAGATGGCCGCGGCCCGATGACCTTCTGGGGCGCGGCCATGTTCCAATGGATCAACGCCAAGGGCTGGGTGATCGTGATCGGCACCATCACCGCCTATGCGGCGATTGCCCGGTTTCCCATCAACATCGTGATCCAGACCCTGATCAGCCTGCTCGTCGGCACGGTCTCGACCGTGGTCTGGGCGCTGTTCGGCACTGCATTGCGGCCGATCCTGACCTCCGAGCGGCTGGTCCGCGCCTTCAATATCCTGATGGCGATCCTGCTGTTGGCCTCCCTCTACCCCGTTTTCATGGATGCATGA
- a CDS encoding EamA family transporter: MKPADILIALLVAIIWGLAFVASRIALDEFSPELMTAMRFIIAAVPCLFIPKPKVAWSLLIAISFTLFLGQFLSQAYGIAHGVPVGLTSVVVQSQALFTIGFAAIAFGERPTQVQTLGIVIAAAGLLMICGTVGYDFSVAAFAVLMISPISFAIGNLLLRGARGVPMFDLFAWLCVASAVPLFVLALIANGPASTWTSLTHMSLTSALCMLMLGGISTSIAYWLWGRLLRDYPAAQVVPFALLVPFVGSAASSIVFGERFGPLRLAGMLTVIGGIAVMVLARRPQILPKTA, translated from the coding sequence ATGAAGCCGGCCGACATCCTCATCGCCCTCCTGGTGGCGATCATCTGGGGGCTTGCCTTCGTGGCGAGCCGGATCGCGCTCGACGAGTTTTCGCCGGAACTGATGACGGCGATGCGCTTCATTATTGCTGCGGTGCCGTGCCTGTTCATTCCCAAGCCGAAGGTCGCATGGTCGCTGCTGATCGCGATCAGCTTCACGCTGTTTCTCGGCCAGTTCCTGAGCCAGGCCTATGGCATCGCCCATGGCGTGCCGGTCGGGCTGACCAGTGTCGTCGTGCAGAGCCAGGCGCTGTTCACGATCGGCTTCGCCGCGATCGCCTTCGGCGAGCGGCCGACACAAGTGCAGACGCTCGGCATCGTCATCGCCGCAGCGGGCCTGCTGATGATCTGCGGCACCGTCGGCTACGATTTCAGCGTTGCCGCCTTTGCGGTGCTGATGATCTCGCCGATCAGCTTTGCCATCGGCAATCTGCTGCTGCGCGGCGCTCGCGGCGTGCCGATGTTCGATCTGTTCGCCTGGCTGTGCGTCGCCTCGGCCGTGCCGCTGTTCGTGCTAGCGCTGATCGCCAACGGGCCGGCGTCGACCTGGACGTCGCTGACGCACATGTCCCTGACATCGGCGCTCTGCATGCTGATGCTCGGCGGCATTTCCACCAGCATCGCCTATTGGCTGTGGGGCCGCCTCTTGCGCGACTATCCCGCGGCCCAGGTGGTGCCATTCGCGCTGCTGGTGCCGTTCGTCGGCTCCGCCGCCTCCAGCATCGTGTTCGGCGAACGGTTCGGCCCGCTGCGCCTCGCCGGCATGCTGACCGTGATCGGCGGAATCGCCGTGATGGTGCTGGCGAGGCGTCCGCAAATCCTGCCGAAGACGGCGTGA
- a CDS encoding class I SAM-dependent methyltransferase has translation MLARDWYYNERNRMGIEPAVASIYDSHDDADLRARAALKMLGVQRGWRIADIGCGNGVLATEAALMGAEVDAIDISPAMLALAEIYARDRKAPVRTQSAGLLSFAYRPESYDLIVSEFTLHHLPDFWKVVAMSRIFRALKPGASFYLRDIVYASMPDAVERDVEQWAEFQIKNHDFSREGVVTHMRDEYSTFGWVMERMLSDVGFTLVSADYHAPMHGTYLLRKPNPST, from the coding sequence ATGCTGGCGCGCGACTGGTACTACAACGAGCGGAACCGGATGGGCATCGAGCCCGCGGTGGCGTCGATCTACGACAGCCACGACGATGCCGATCTGCGGGCGCGCGCCGCCCTGAAAATGCTCGGTGTCCAGCGCGGCTGGCGCATCGCCGACATCGGCTGCGGCAACGGCGTGCTCGCCACCGAAGCTGCGCTGATGGGCGCCGAGGTCGATGCCATCGACATCTCGCCGGCGATGCTGGCGCTCGCCGAGATCTATGCCCGGGACCGCAAGGCGCCCGTGCGCACGCAGTCGGCCGGCCTGCTCAGCTTCGCCTACCGGCCGGAATCCTACGATCTGATCGTCAGCGAGTTCACGCTGCATCATCTGCCGGATTTCTGGAAGGTGGTGGCGATGTCGCGGATCTTCCGCGCGCTGAAGCCGGGGGCGAGCTTCTATCTGCGCGACATCGTCTATGCCTCGATGCCCGACGCGGTCGAGCGCGACGTCGAGCAGTGGGCAGAATTCCAGATCAAGAACCACGATTTCTCGCGCGAGGGCGTGGTCACGCATATGCGCGACGAATATTCCACCTTCGGCTGGGTGATGGAGCGGATGCTGTCCGATGTCGGCTTCACGCTGGTCTCGGCCGACTATCACGCGCCGATGCACGGCACTTATCTGCTGCGGAAACCCAATCCTTCCACGTAA
- the ilvN gene encoding acetolactate synthase small subunit, translated as MNQPASAYFIEDRHDPNETHTLSVLVQNEPGVLARVIGLFSGRGYNIESLTVSETEAQKHLSRITIVTTGTPMVIEQIKHQLDRMIPVYRVVDMTQTKRSIERELAMVKVRGQGEHRVEALRLADAFRARVIDATTESFVFEITGNTDKINQYIDLMRPLGLVEVSRTGVAAIGRGPEGM; from the coding sequence ATGAACCAGCCCGCATCGGCCTATTTCATCGAGGATCGCCACGATCCCAACGAGACGCATACGCTTTCGGTGCTCGTGCAGAACGAGCCCGGCGTGCTCGCGCGCGTCATCGGCCTGTTCTCCGGGCGCGGCTACAATATCGAGAGCCTCACGGTCTCGGAGACCGAGGCGCAGAAGCATCTGTCGCGCATCACCATCGTCACCACGGGCACGCCGATGGTGATCGAGCAGATCAAGCACCAGCTCGACCGCATGATCCCGGTCTACCGCGTTGTCGACATGACCCAGACCAAGCGCTCGATCGAGCGCGAACTGGCGATGGTGAAGGTGCGCGGGCAGGGCGAGCACAGGGTCGAGGCGCTGCGCTTGGCGGATGCGTTCCGCGCCCGCGTGATCGACGCCACCACCGAGAGCTTTGTGTTCGAGATCACAGGCAATACGGACAAGATCAATCAATATATCGACCTGATGCGCCCGCTCGGCCTTGTCGAGGTGTCGCGCACGGGCGTTGCCGCGATCGGCCGCGGGCCTGAAGGGATGTGA
- a CDS encoding threonine dehydratase: protein MFDLKELERALDIVGQAVPATPAHAWPLLAERLGTRVVVKHENHTPIGAFKVRGGLVYLERLKRERPNIPGIISATRGNHGQSLAFAASRHGVPAVIYVPRGNSVEKNRAMKAFGAELVEHGEDFQAAAEEAQRRAQFTGLHMVPSFHPDLVRGVATYALELFRTAPDLDVLYVPIGQGSGISGCIMARDLLGLKTEIVGVQSTEAPSYALSFAAGKIVTTKTSNTLADGMATRIPDADAFALIRKGASRIVQVTDDEVAAAIRAYWTDTHNLAEGAGAAALAAALQEKTKLSGKRVGLVLSGGNIDFDLFKRWVMADAPPQRVVA, encoded by the coding sequence ATGTTCGACCTGAAGGAGCTCGAGCGCGCACTCGACATTGTGGGGCAGGCGGTGCCGGCTACGCCGGCGCACGCCTGGCCGCTGCTCGCCGAGCGGCTGGGCACGCGCGTCGTCGTCAAGCACGAGAACCACACGCCGATCGGGGCCTTCAAGGTGCGCGGCGGGCTGGTGTATCTCGAACGGCTGAAGCGCGAGCGGCCGAACATTCCGGGCATCATCTCGGCGACGCGCGGCAATCACGGCCAGAGCCTGGCGTTCGCGGCGAGCCGCCACGGCGTGCCTGCGGTGATCTATGTGCCGCGCGGCAACTCGGTCGAGAAGAACCGGGCGATGAAGGCCTTTGGCGCCGAACTCGTCGAGCATGGCGAGGATTTTCAAGCGGCCGCCGAGGAGGCGCAACGGCGCGCCCAATTTACCGGCCTGCACATGGTGCCGTCGTTCCATCCGGATCTCGTGCGCGGCGTCGCCACCTATGCGCTCGAACTGTTCCGGACGGCGCCAGATCTCGATGTTCTCTATGTGCCGATCGGGCAGGGCTCCGGCATCTCCGGCTGCATCATGGCACGCGACCTCCTGGGCCTGAAGACCGAGATCGTCGGCGTGCAGTCGACCGAAGCGCCGTCCTATGCGCTGTCGTTCGCGGCCGGCAAGATCGTGACGACGAAGACCAGCAACACGCTGGCCGACGGCATGGCAACGCGCATTCCCGACGCAGACGCGTTCGCGCTGATCCGGAAGGGCGCCTCGCGCATCGTGCAGGTCACCGACGACGAGGTCGCCGCCGCGATCCGCGCCTACTGGACTGATACGCACAATCTCGCCGAAGGCGCCGGTGCCGCCGCGCTCGCCGCGGCGCTTCAGGAAAAGACAAAACTGTCAGGCAAGCGCGTCGGTCTCGTGCTGTCCGGCGGCAATATCGATTTCGACCTGTTCAAGCGATGGGTGATGGCGGATGCGCCGCCCCAGAGAGTGGTCGCGTGA
- a CDS encoding acetolactate synthase 3 large subunit, translating into MSDKSHDPNQMTGAAMIVRALIDHGVTDIFGYPGGAVLPIYDEIFQQSEVQHILVRHEQGAGHAAEGYARSTGKPGVALVTSGPGATNMVTPLTDALMDSIPLVCISGQVPTHLIGNDAFQECDTVGITRPCTKHNWLVRDVNDLAKVLHEAFYVATTGRPGPVLVDVPKDVQFATGTYHPPRKSDVHRSYAPRVKGDATQIRKAVSLLANAKRPVIYSGGGVINSGPEATKLLRELVEVTGFPITSTLMGLGAYPASGKNWLGMLGMHGTYEANMTMHDCDVMLCVGARFDDRITGRVDAFSPGSKKIHIDIDPSSINKNIRVDVPIIGDCGNILGDILQVFKAEAKKPDVKAWWQQIAQWRARNSLYYKKSNDIILPQHAIQSLFEATRGRDTYITTEVGQHQMWAAQFYGFEEPHRWMTSGGLGTMGYGLPAAVGVQVAHPDSLVIDIAGDASVQMTIQEMSTAVQYELPIKIFILNNQYMGMVRQWQQLLHGNRLSHSYSEALPDFVKLAEAYGGVGIQVHKPSDLDGAIQEMISVKRPVLFDCRVAALENCFPMIPSGKAHNEMLLPEQANDEATAKAFAGGKALV; encoded by the coding sequence ATGAGCGACAAGAGCCACGATCCGAACCAGATGACCGGCGCCGCGATGATCGTTCGCGCGCTCATCGATCACGGCGTGACCGACATCTTCGGCTATCCCGGCGGCGCGGTGCTTCCGATCTATGACGAGATCTTCCAGCAGAGCGAGGTCCAGCACATCCTGGTCCGCCACGAGCAGGGCGCGGGCCACGCCGCCGAGGGCTATGCGCGCTCGACCGGCAAGCCGGGCGTTGCGCTGGTGACCTCCGGTCCCGGCGCCACCAACATGGTGACGCCGCTGACCGACGCGCTGATGGACTCGATCCCGCTGGTCTGCATCTCCGGCCAGGTGCCGACGCATCTGATCGGCAACGACGCGTTCCAGGAATGCGACACGGTCGGCATCACGCGTCCCTGCACCAAGCACAACTGGCTGGTGCGCGACGTCAACGACCTCGCAAAGGTCCTGCACGAGGCGTTCTACGTTGCGACCACGGGCCGTCCGGGCCCGGTGCTGGTCGACGTGCCCAAGGACGTGCAGTTCGCGACCGGCACCTATCATCCGCCGCGCAAGTCCGACGTGCACCGCTCCTACGCGCCGCGCGTGAAGGGCGATGCGACGCAGATACGCAAGGCCGTCTCGCTGCTCGCGAACGCCAAGCGTCCCGTGATCTACAGCGGCGGCGGCGTGATCAATTCCGGCCCGGAGGCGACCAAGCTGCTGCGCGAGCTGGTCGAGGTCACCGGTTTTCCGATCACCTCGACGCTGATGGGCCTGGGCGCGTATCCGGCGTCGGGCAAGAACTGGCTTGGCATGCTCGGCATGCACGGCACCTATGAGGCCAACATGACGATGCATGATTGCGACGTCATGCTGTGCGTCGGCGCGCGCTTCGACGACCGCATCACCGGCCGTGTCGACGCGTTCTCGCCGGGCTCGAAGAAGATCCACATCGACATCGACCCGTCCTCGATCAACAAGAACATCCGTGTCGACGTGCCGATCATCGGCGATTGCGGCAACATCCTCGGCGACATCCTCCAGGTGTTCAAGGCGGAGGCGAAGAAGCCGGACGTCAAGGCGTGGTGGCAGCAGATCGCGCAGTGGCGCGCCCGCAACTCGCTCTATTACAAGAAGAGCAACGACATCATCCTGCCGCAGCACGCGATCCAGAGCCTGTTCGAGGCGACGCGCGGCCGGGATACCTACATCACGACCGAGGTCGGCCAGCACCAGATGTGGGCGGCGCAGTTCTACGGCTTCGAGGAGCCGCATCGCTGGATGACGTCGGGTGGGCTCGGCACCATGGGCTACGGCCTGCCTGCCGCGGTCGGCGTGCAGGTGGCGCACCCGGACAGCCTCGTCATCGACATCGCAGGCGATGCCTCGGTGCAGATGACGATCCAGGAGATGTCGACGGCGGTCCAGTACGAGCTGCCGATCAAGATCTTCATCCTGAACAACCAGTACATGGGCATGGTGCGGCAGTGGCAGCAGCTGCTGCACGGCAACCGCCTGTCGCATTCCTACTCGGAGGCGCTGCCGGATTTCGTCAAGCTCGCGGAAGCCTATGGCGGCGTCGGCATCCAGGTCCACAAGCCTTCAGATCTCGACGGCGCCATCCAGGAGATGATCTCGGTCAAGCGCCCGGTGCTGTTCGACTGCCGCGTCGCTGCGCTGGAAAACTGCTTCCCGATGATCCCCTCCGGCAAGGCGCACAACGAGATGCTGTTGCCGGAGCAGGCGAACGACGAGGCCACGGCCAAGGCGTTCGCGGGCGGCAAGGCGCTGGTGTGA
- the miaA gene encoding tRNA (adenosine(37)-N6)-dimethylallyltransferase MiaA, producing the protein MSEGQVGRRPIGKAVLIAGPTASGKSALALELALAAGGVVINADSMQVYRDLRIITARPTRADEALVPHHLYGHVDAAVNFSAGAWVSDAAKALEGARAEGRLPIFIGGTGLYFKALTAGLSVVPPIPAEVREDVRARLERNGVEALHAELAARDPRAAGRLNLRDRTRIARALEVIEATGRSLLDWHQEGQPPLLPRDSFHAVFLAPGRDELYARIDARFDAMLGAGALREVERLAARQLDPLLPAMKAHGVPALIRHLRGELSLDEAATIGRADTRHYAKRQFTWFRHQLPEFEWVKPEEARGWLAAIVNAAQDEG; encoded by the coding sequence GTGAGCGAGGGGCAAGTCGGCAGAAGGCCTATTGGCAAGGCCGTGCTTATCGCAGGCCCGACCGCCAGCGGCAAGTCGGCGCTGGCGCTCGAGCTGGCGCTCGCCGCCGGTGGCGTCGTCATCAATGCCGATTCCATGCAGGTCTACCGCGACCTGCGCATCATCACGGCGCGCCCCACACGGGCAGACGAGGCGCTCGTGCCGCATCACCTCTACGGCCATGTCGATGCCGCCGTGAATTTCTCGGCCGGTGCCTGGGTGAGCGATGCAGCCAAGGCGCTCGAAGGGGCGCGAGCCGAAGGCCGCCTGCCGATCTTCATCGGCGGCACCGGACTTTATTTCAAGGCGCTGACCGCGGGCCTCTCTGTGGTGCCGCCGATCCCTGCCGAGGTGCGCGAAGACGTGCGCGCGCGGCTGGAGCGGAACGGCGTCGAGGCGCTGCATGCGGAACTCGCGGCCCGCGATCCGCGTGCGGCCGGGCGATTGAACCTGCGTGACCGCACGCGGATCGCGCGCGCGCTCGAAGTGATCGAGGCGACCGGGCGCTCGCTGCTGGACTGGCACCAGGAGGGCCAGCCGCCGCTGTTGCCCAGGGACAGTTTTCACGCGGTATTTCTCGCCCCCGGGCGCGACGAGCTCTATGCCCGCATCGATGCCCGCTTCGACGCCATGCTCGGCGCCGGCGCCTTGAGGGAGGTCGAGCGCCTCGCCGCCCGGCAGCTCGATCCGCTGCTGCCGGCGATGAAGGCCCATGGCGTGCCGGCCCTGATCCGGCATTTGCGCGGTGAACTCAGCCTGGACGAGGCGGCCACGATCGGCCGCGCCGACACCCGCCATTACGCCAAACGGCAATTCACCTGGTTCCGGCACCAATTGCCGGAGTTCGAATGGGTGAAGCCGGAGGAGGCGAGGGGCTGGCTCGCGGCGATCGTGAATGCGGCGCAGGACGAGGGTTGA